ACCTGCGATACCTTGTATTTCAGCCAAGGATTCTGCTGCTGGCATACTCGCGTAGGTCGTGACGATGATGGGTCTGACACCAGAGTGAAGATTTCCTTCGCATTTACGCATGAGCGCCTCACCCGGAGCGCTGGTAACATGGATGACGACCTCATCAATAATAAAATCACCACCGCGGGAACTCATTGCATCTGAAACAGAAAAACCATGGTTCTGCACAACGCTCTCAGCTAATACGAGACTGAGTTTGGCACCGACCAAATGCTGCATGACCGCCCCTGCATACATCGTCCCTGGATTTTCTTTTTGCCGTTTGATTGCTTGTTGCAGCAGGTCTCGTACTATCGCACGCAAAGAGATGCTGGTATCGTATTTCAACACAAAAGGCTTGGCAGCAAAAAAATCTTTCACCCGCTCTACCCACCACGCTTCGATCACAGGCATATCAGCTAAATCATCTTGATGGAGTTGATTCAGAAAAGTAACATACTGCTGCATATTTCCCAAACTTCCACGACTGGTGCGGCCACCTTCCTCCGCCAGAACCCGCGATTCCCCATGTTCTTTCAGAATCGATTGCACCGCAGATTTTCCTAATCCCAGTACCTGCCCTTGACTATCTGTCAGCAACACCGACGAGTCAAGTGGCAAGCCTTCGTTTTTCGCAAGGCGGGTCACAAAGAGAATCGAGGCAAGTTTTCCTTTTGAAGTTAATTTATTGCTTTTTTGATACTCAACAAGTATTTCAATGAGTTTGCTCATGCAATTACTTTCAGCAAGGGAGAAAGCAAAAATTCCGCAAGAAACCGGGCGCATGGTGCTGCTACAGCGTCACCCATTGCCATATAACCATCGTTATACGATCCAGGAAGTTGGAAAGATTCCGGCGCACCCATAAGACGAGCCGTTTCACGTACCGTCAGCAGTCGTGTCAGAAGTTTTTTATTTTTTTTTATGACTAAAAACTGCCGACTACTGCCACCTTTCGGTGTGCGTAGACACCCCGCAACCCCATCAAAACGCAACTCGAGAACTTGCTTCGATGCCCGCGTTCGCTTATAGCCAGGCGCAGCGACAACGCTTGCATGGTCCAGCATTTTT
The sequence above is drawn from the Undibacterium sp. CCC3.4 genome and encodes:
- a CDS encoding DUF4928 family protein: MSKLIEILVEYQKSNKLTSKGKLASILFVTRLAKNEGLPLDSSVLLTDSQGQVLGLGKSAVQSILKEHGESRVLAEEGGRTSRGSLGNMQQYVTFLNQLHQDDLADMPVIEAWWVERVKDFFAAKPFVLKYDTSISLRAIVRDLLQQAIKRQKENPGTMYAGAVMQHLVGAKLSLVLAESVVQNHGFSVSDAMSSRGGDFIIDEVVIHVTSAPGEALMRKCEGNLHSGVRPIIVTTYASMPAAESLAEIQGIAGRIDILEVEQFIATNVYELSQFKTAERRVTVERLVERYNEVVRSCETDPSLQISVS